The Eretmochelys imbricata isolate rEreImb1 chromosome 4, rEreImb1.hap1, whole genome shotgun sequence sequence CCTCTCCTGTCGACATGTCTCAACGCTATTTTGGGGAGATGACCTCTGGATGTGAAAGGCTAATTCAGCCTGCAAATCGGTCCAGGTGACTTCCTCTAAGGGTATCAGCTGTCATGGTAGTTTTTGTGATTACAAGCACTTGTCTACCAGGAACAAAACTCAGGTTACCAACTCATTTCCCAGGCATCAGATGATAATGATAGTTGATCACACTACACACTGTGCAAACAGTACTACAGTCTTCTAGGGTGATAGCCATGAACCTATTGTAAGCTATATCATTTTGGACTATTATTGCAAAATGTTGCATCCATTTTTATGTGTGTGATGTTGGCtgaatttgaactggtgaccAAGAAGTAAAAGGTTGTTGTACAAATCTTCTGAGCCATCTTCTCTAGTCTTATTTACACAATGGCTCCTAATGGTACCTTTAGAGCCACTTTGATCAGTTTGTGAGCCTAGTCCAACAAATGTTTACTCTGATCAGTAATCCTTACTCAAGTGTGTAGTCCCACTGtagattactcatgtgagtaagagtTTTCAGGACCATGCACTATGTCAGCAGTTTTTGAAATGTGTTGGAATAAGTGGTAAAAATCCTCATGAAAAGTAGCTCCAGTACACTTTTATAGCTATTTCTCAAAATTAAATATCTCAGAGTGCCTTTCCTTTTTCAGTTCCTAAAGGCAGTTATGGCTAGTTATGGATAAATGACTTGCCATGATTTCATTGTTTCTGCATCAGAGCTGCTTTTAAGTTATATGTTCACAGAACAGCATAGTAATTtgacaaatatttcattttacacCAAAGTTCTTtggctaaaaataaataagtgcTGTATTGTAAGGCCTTGTGCTGTGTACCAAGCTTCAACTTGGAAAGAAGTTTTGCAGTTAAGTTTGTGCTTAAATTCAGCCTTAACTACAGCAGCATTAGTGAGATCTGCAGTTATGTAGTAAAGCAGAGCCATGTGCCCAAGATTCAGAACCAGCCAGAACTGTTTTGGGAGGTGAGGGTAAGGTGGGAATACTAATGGTGAGTTCTTCCAGGGGGCACTGACTGACAAGAGTGGGCTGCTAAGATATAAGTCATAGTCACTTTGTGGGTTGGATTTCTGCAGTCCCTCTCCTAATATTGCCTCCTCACCATAGTCTTGACTCAAGGAAGGAAAGTCAACAAagcaaaagtaaaacaaatacaagacAAAATTGGCTGTTATAGCTTATGTTAGGAAACATCTCCTTTATTGACTCTAGCTTCTCACTCATGCAAAGCTGATGGTAATAGTGCTCCAAAAGAATTGAAAATTCCAGCTGCCTTCCTTATCCTGATATTTTGTAATCTTTATGGGTGAATTTTTTGAATGCTTATGGAATGAGTTTCCAGCTGCTCTGTCTGGAATCAGATAAAGAATTCTTCCTAAATTTAAGTACCCATGTTTGAAATTGTGGATCttggcttttaaaattatttttttcagtggagagggattttcatataaaaatgaaggattttcttaaaatatcctgcAGCAGTATAAGAATTATTCAGATCTTTCTTCTAAAAGATTTTCATACCTCCTTTGGGAGAGGCTTTGACTAAAATAAAGATTTCTATTTGCAATTTACAAAATATAGCAGTTTTCCATTAATCAGATGACtacaaataaaatgcattttaagaaTTAATTTGGGATGGCAGCTTTACTATAAGAATTTTTCATTAATTCAAATAAATTCTTTACATCCAATTTTCTGTAACTgtcatttataaatagtttaggAATCTATTTTGTTTCACTCTGATAGGTAAACTCAAGAAGTCTCATGTTTACCTTAAGGCTTGATAATTTTCAGTTTATGATGCATCACTTGCAACTCAGTTTATTAAATGCTTGTGGTAGTGTTGGTATTTCACACAAACTTTTTCACACATCTAACCATTTTAGTATAAcgttttttcattttaatactgTTTCATCAAACAACATTTTGGACTTAATTTCAGATAAAAACAAGAATTGGCAGAGGCTTGAGGACCATAAATCTGTCAAAATATGAATCTTCAggttattataaaaagaaaaggagtacttgtggcaccttagagtaatgatgcatccgatgaagtgagctgtagctcacgaaagcttatgctcatataaattggttagtctctaaggtgccacaagtactccttttcttttttgcgaatacagactaacacggctgctactctgaaacaggttatTATAACAATTGTAATACCATTACTTAGAGTCTGTGTACAAACATTTTGCCCATCATTGGCTAGAGAGCTCTTCACTTTTCTTACATGCTATTATTCTTCCCTAAGAATATTCTTATTATAATATTCCATATTCTTCTTCTTTCCACTTCTCTAGAGTCTAGCTTTTGATGTTTGTTTCTCTGTTTCTAAATCTTTCCACAAGTTCTTGGTGATTTCCTTTACATTTCAGTCTTCCAGGTAATGGAGTTTACTTTTCCAGTTCTGTAGCATATCAATAAACAAGGTGTActtgttcctctcagattttCTAGAGAATTCTGAGGAAATAGCTTGCAACTCTGGATAAAACCTTAAATCCTGTGTCTGTTCTTCctgctttgaaataaaaatgcattctAGTAACTTAAAGGCCAAAGTATGGCGATTTATGTATTCTCTTCCTTATTTATAGTTCACTTTTTGGTTTTGGTGAAAACATACTTTAACTCcaatatgtaaaatatttaagATGAAAGATATTCTAGAAAATAACTTTATTGTTGTCCATATTGGTTGGTTTTTCAATTATGTGGTTTCTGTAGTTTGTCTTCCATGCAGTGAATATTAATTGCTGGTACTGACAACTGGCCTCAAAAATACTGTATATTTCTGAAAGTGGCAGTTTTACTGTCCATGACAGCAACAATCTCCATCCAGTACTAAAGTTGCAGAACCAAGGAGTTGTTCTTTTCATGAGAGTTCACTTTGTAGAACTAGTTTAATGTAGGTGAAGGTTATCAGTACATGATATCTTCTGCTGTAACAGTCGCCTCTTCTGTTTTAGTCTTGAATTCAGGGAAATGAACCCCACTTATGGCTATTAGCAACAAATTTACTACATGAGATGTAGCACTAGCCACACAAAGCCAAATGGAGCTTTCATACCGTTCTTCCAAAATTACAAACTGAAAGACATTTTCCTGGAAATTGGCAATTCTTTCTGTGAGGCGATGAAGTTTAACAGCAGCTATAAAGCTAGTGACTGCCAGTGCTGTAAAGCCTCctgcaacaaaatgaaaaaataattaatcattttCAAAACAAGTCAGACATTTTGGCTGTGATTCACAAAAACATGCTTTAAGCACataattaaagttaaacacataatTAAGTGCTAGTCAGATTAAGGATGGATTTAAAGATGTgcctaagtgctttcctgaactggggctttTATTAGTTATGTGACCAAGCATTGCACCAATGTTATGTTTCTATTAAAGTTCTCTTGTATGTGATATTGAGGCTATATATGTGAATTCCCTGTTCATACAAAACAATCTACAATATGCTGAAGGCTGAAATGCCTTCTAATAGTTTTAGTCTAATATGGGGGAATACAGTGCTAACTCTATTTTTGCACACAAGTATATAAGCCAAGGAGAAATACAGACTTGGCAAGGGGAAGATGTTTTCATTTTTGTACACATTTACTTTTACCATTTTATTCAAATGTGGTTGGTagtaaaagttattttaaaattattttacctGCAAGTAAATTCCATAGGCATATACCGGCTGGACCTTTAATAGCTCGGTATGGAACTTTTATTGCATTGAGAATGCAGAATCCAAAACTGACCAGAGCAAAGGAAATGGCCGCACAAAGGAAGATTAAAATCATCACATGAAGGCCTGCATTCAGCTTTTTCACCAGATGCGGGAAGACTGGCAAGAAACAAATATTCAGTTATTCAGTGTATAAATCTTCCTGTGAAAATGACAGGATACACATTATACTGATGCTATAAACTGCTTTTCACTCAAATTAACAAGGCATTATTTACGAGAGGAATCAATCTGGTAGATACAGGTGTGTTAGTTCATGAGGGATGAATTTATCTGCTCACTACATCAGAGGAGCAGAATTCGGACCCTGTAACCCCCTGAAGTTTGGGGAAATTCAGATACAGGATATGTCCATGCTGTGagctggaggtgtgattccccCAGCTTGAGTAGACCTATTCACACTAGCTGTCatggagctagtgtgctaaaaacagtagtgtagcTGCTGTTGCATAGGCAGCGGCGAGCAGCAGCATGGACCAGCTGCCAAGGTTATGCATCCTTGTGGCCCAGGTGTGTTCGTATGcaaggcagctagcccatgccactgctCACTGATCCCCGTGCTACTTCGACTGCattattatttttagcatgctagctctatTAGAACTAGGGCAACTATGTCTATATGAGCTGGGAATCATATACCTAGTTCCAAATGTAGACACAATCTCAGATCCAAACCCAGTGCCATGAGCTCATTTCTAATAGTTACGTATCTGTATTGTATTTATACAACTAAATGTgattaagtgccttgctgaatcaggctgTCAGCCTAGGAGACTTTACTACAGGCCAGGCTGCCTTAAGCAGGCTAGATATGCTACTGCAGTCACAATAGATAGTGCTAATGAACAAGTTACTTCTGTCTTGAtaccaccaccaaaaaataaaaagttaaaagaacattattaaggttgcaaagtccagtatgcaaaagttaggaaatgccacagttaaggttgcctgttccccatgtgtgtatgcattataatACGGCCTTTAATTACAGAGTCACgaactattttttccataggactcctgcctcatttcaTGTTCCCATGGGTCCACTGTTCTGTCCATTCTCCTCAAGCATAACCCCTTCTACCTTGttccctccaacctgtcccaATCTGGTCCCTTCTTTTTCCTACCCCAGCTTGTTCTCTCAGTCTCATTCGCTATTTCTCAGGCTTCTTGCCCAGACTCCCTGCCCATCAAGACTTAATCCCACCCCTCCAAACTTACCTTCTCAACCAATCCCAGTTCCCTgccactcccagctcctcatgCGATCTATCTGGTGTGTAGTCACTACCCCCCTCCTCCGCCCCGCAGCCACAGACTCTATCCCCACTTGTTTGTAGTCCCAATCTTTCTCCATCCAGTCTCTGTGTccttgttccagtttctttccctAATCAGTACCAattctcccccctgctccctggttGCTCATCAGATAAAtctttccccatccccttttcTCTCCTTACCGAGGCCCCACTGGTTCTCAGTCTCTTtgcctagccagtcccagtctccctcgacagctcatccaatctcagtcttcCCCACATCCACTTCCTCCCAGTCCCTCCCACAACCTCCATTTCTGGCTCCTAGTCCCATCTCCTTGCCCTGTCAGTTCCAGTGTCCCCAGGCCCAACCTACAAAAAGCTCTTAATAATACAGGCCCAAAGTTTCCTCTGTGTTCCCTCCAATGTATCTGCGGTCAGATGAGTTTTCTCAGTCTCCTTTCTCAGGTTGCctctgaatgaggcaagggaatAGCCATTCTCTGTTTAGGGACCTCATCTGCAGAATCAAGAAGCTGTTCAGCAGAATCCTTCTATGACTGTTTTCCAGGAATGGTCTAAGGCCTTTGTATTTGGGTCAGTATATTACTGACCATTTTAGCCTCCCCCTTtcaccttctttttcttttctatgtTTGGCTCAGTTGTAGTCTAGGAAGGTAACAGCTAGTTTTGCTGCAGCACTGGCCAAGTTTTAGTTACATTTTGTATAAAGTTTGCAGAGCATCCCAGTCCGGGCTGGCCTTAGGTTTTATGTGGCTCTATGTGAAGTAACACATGCAGGATCCCCTATatgttataaactgttcaggaaggacaggcagggcagaaaaggtgggggagtagcactgtatgtaagggagcagtatgactgctcagagctccggtacgaaactgcagaaaaacctgagtgtctctggattaagtttagaagtgtgagcaacaagagtgatgtagtggtgggagtctgctatagaccaccggaccagggggatgaggtggatgaggctttcttccggcaactcgaagaagctactagatctcatgccctggttctcagggtgactttaattttcctgatatctgctgggagagcaatacagcggtgcatagacaatccaggaagtttttggaaagcataggggacaatttcctggtgcaagtgctagaggagccaacaagggggggagcttttcttgaccggctgctcacaaaccgggaagaattagtgggggaagcaaaagtggatgggaatttgggaggcagtgaccatgagttggttgagttcaggatcctgacacagggaagaaaggtaagcagcaggatatggaccctggacttcaggaaagcagacttcgactccctcagggaacggatgggtaggatcccctgggggactaacgtgaaggggaaaggagtccaggagagctggctgtatttcaaggaatccctgttgaggttacagggacaaaccatctcgatgtgtcgaaagaatagtaaatatggcaggcgaccagcttggcttaacggtgaaatcctagtggatcttaaacataaaaaagaagcttacaagaagtggaaggttggacatatgaccagggaagagtataaaaatattgctcgggcatgtaggaatgaaatcaggagggccaaatagcacctggagctgcagctagcgagagatgttaagagtaacaagaagggtttcttcaggtatgttggcaacaagaagaaagccaaggaaagtgtgggccccttactgaatgagggaggcaacctactgacagagtatgtggaaaaagctaatgtactcaatgctttttttgcctctgtcttcactaacaaggtcagctcccagactgctgcgctgggcatcacagcatggggagtagatggccagccctctgtggagaaagaggtggttagggactatttagaaaagctggacgtgcacaagtccctggggccggacgagttgcatccgagagtgctaaaggagttggcggctgtgattacagagccattggccattatctttgaaaactcgtggcgaacgggggaagtcccagatgactggaaaaaggctaatgtagtgtcaatctttaaaaaagggaagaaggaggatcctgggaactacaggccagtcagcctcacctcagtccccagaaaaatcatggagcaggtcctcaaagaatcaatcctgaagcacttacatgagaggaaagtgatcagaaacagtcagcatggattcaccaagggaaggtcatgcctgactaatctaatcaccttctatgatgagattactggttttgtggatgaagggaaagcagtggatgtattgtttcttgactttagcaaagcttttgacacggtctcccacagtattcttgtcagcaagttaaagaagtatgggctggatgaatgcactataaagtgggtagaaagttggctagattgtcgggctcaacgggtattgatcaatggctccatgtctagttggcaggcggtgtcaagtggagtgccccaggggtcggtcctggggccggttttgttcaatatcttcataaatgatctggaggatggtgtagattgcactctcagcaaatttgcggatgatactaaactaggaggagtggtagatacgctggagggcagggataggatacagagggacctagacaaattggaggatttgggccaaaagaaatctgatgaggttcaataaggataagtgcagggtcctgcacttaggacagaagaacccaatgcaccgccacagactagggaccgaatggctaggcagcagttctgcggaaaaggacctaggggtgacagtggacgagaagctggatatgagtcagcagtgtgcccttgttgtcaagaaggccagtggcattttgggatgtatacgtaggggcattggcagcagatcgagggacgtgatcgttcccctctattcgacattggtgaggcctcatctggagtactgtgtccagttttgggccccacactacaagaaggatgtggataaattggagagagtccagcgaagggcaacaaaaatgattaggggtctggaacacatgacttatgaggagaggctgagggaactgggattgtttagtctgcagaagagaagaatgaggagagatttgatagctgctttcaactaccggagaggtggttccagagaggatggttctagactattctcagtggtagaagaggacaggacaaggagtaatggtctcaagttgcagtgggggaggtttaggttggatattaggaaaaactttttcactaggagggtggtgaaacactggaatgtgttacctagggaggtggtagaatctccttccttagaagtttttaaggtcaggcttgacaaagccctggctgggatgatttaattggggattggtcctgctttgagcagggggttggtctagatgacctcctgaggtcccttccaaccctgatattctatgattctatgcaactCTTCCACTTCTCTGAGGTGTCCATGCCTTCATAGACCCAAGTTGACTGGATTACTCTGAAAAACTCAGTGGTCTTCAAGcatgtgtatttttaaagtttatgcttccatttatttaatttttgggtTGTTAATTGGGTTAAAAAACTAATCACCATACTGCCAGGCTTTGCTATAATTTGGAGCCTAAGGAAAAACAGGACCAACAGATGGAAGAAGAGTGGGGGAGGTATGAGGATGCCTGAGCAGTGTGGAGACGGAAACTAGTATCCTTTGTTATTAGAGAATAATTATCATGGTAGGGTGTTCTGTGGCACACACTGTCGGTGTGATACTGGGAGCACTAATATAAAGCAGTTTATTAGGGGAGAGGGCATAAGGACAAAACGTACAGGGCAAAATTCCAACTAAGCCTTCAGATttgtgtggggaggaaggaaagaggatGAAAAGTGCGTCCTCATCAAGGGATGAGGGCAGATAACCCACCACACAGTACTCTGAGGTCACTGGGTTTGGGGGTCTGTTCAATGCCTGTTTCTACAGCAATAGAGAGAAGGGTCCTTATTAAGTGTGGTCCCCTAGGGCCTCCTGAGGTGTTCTACCTGTGTATGCTGCACACTGGCAAAATGGCTCTGGAGTGCCTGCCAGCCTGCCACACCCAGCATAGGCAACCCCTCAAGGGgagaacaggtgtttgcccaCAGTATCTAACTAAAGATTTCATAAATctacattttttgaaaaaaggaaatCTCGATACCGTATTCATTTACAGAATTTGTGAGGGCCCGATCTTGCAGTCCTAGCAGGGAAGATTCCCGCTGATTTTAATTGGAGTTTGGTTTGCGTAAGCACTGTAGGATCAGACCCTTTGGGCATAATATCTATGTATTCCAGTAGTCACTGCAATTATAGCACTCCCCTTCAGGTTGCATAGCAACTGATGAGAAAGTCTGTATTTATTAAGGATTGAATTAGCCCTACATGATTGAGCAGGGGACTAAGGGGATATAAAGTTGCCCCTTCCTCCATTCCCCTGAGCAGAATCTACCCAGATATTGAGCTCAGGTATGGGCAAGTGAGTGAGCAGGGGCTGTATGCCAGTATTCCCTCCCACAAGCAGCTGGGCATGGTGGAAGAAGAGAGTGTCAAGGAGCAGGCAGAGCCATGGCTCCTTCCCCTGTTACAGCCTTTGGAGTCAGCTGGAAGGGTAGTTGACCTACACAACATACTTCCTCTTCCCCCATGTAAAATAGGAGCTCTAAGACAATCCTGTCTCGGAGGGGTGTCTCTGAGTCACAGTTCCTTCCCAGAACTCCTCCTAAGGTGGCACAGAGATACACACAGGCCCAACACAGAATTTAAAGGAAACTCTCAGTCTATCCCATAATAATTAAGGAATATTTTTCTTATCTTGCTTATGCAGTGATACAAGGTTGTACCAAAGAACGTaactaaatgtttgttttttaaaattctctctcatATTTCAGAACCATAAAAGCCCCAAGTAAACTGAGCCATAGATGTGAGTTCAATAACTATTCCTATTCTATGGGTACTACAAACAAAAGGACTTACAATGCTCTtagaatttatttatatattcaaCCAAAACTTTACTTACTTGTGAATTTGGAAAGCCGCCCACCCAAACCACATTGTCGTATTTTTTCCCCCCGAAAGAGTCCATAGTGAATATCTCCAATGAACTTGACTAGCTCTGGATCTGTGGCGTTGACCAAATCAGCTCCTGTTTTACAAAGGATTTTGCCAGCCATCCACTTTTGGATCCCCATAGCAATGACAATCAAGAGAAAAGACACAAAACTCAATGCAGAAGCCAAGGCAAACAAGGTCTTTTTAAAGCAGTTGGGCATCCTAGTAGTTTCAAGAAATCATCTCCAAGGCCGCTCTGCAGTAATTAGATGAGTTTCACATTTTGCTGCTGCTCAGAAATCCACAGGTGGTAAGATGCCAGTTATTCCACACACACCCTTTAAATCTCATTGTATTTTAAAACTTCAGAGGCACAGTTAAAAATCAAGCCCAAAGTATAGATTTGCTGCAACAACATCCTGAAATGGTTGCAAAGAACAACTTCATTACACTGTAGCACAGTGGTGCTTGTTTCTGCAGAAAGTAATCCTATCTCTATTGCACGACTAATGTTTCATCAGAGGGTTTAATTGTTCCCTGTTTTAAATATTCAAATGACACCAATTTCTTGACAATGATCACGTAGGAGAAATTTAGATGCACAATTCAGTTGTATGAATTATAAAGAAAAGTTAAACAAATTGTGTGAATAGGACGTAGcgtggaaaaaaaaattggcaccAGAATTCTGCTGACACCGAAGCTGTATCAAATGTCTTTCCCTTGGTGCGTGCTGCGGTCCCACTTTTTCTAAATGTCACTACTGTCACAGCCACCAGAAGTGTTTGTAAACAACAAAATGATGACCCTCCATTCGCCAAGCCTGTTAATTGAAGTGTATAAATTATGTTTCAGGATGCCAAGACTTATTAGATTAATCTTCTATATAAAATGGGGTGCAAAGCAAGTTGTTGTAGCTTGGAGAAGCACAATGCCAGCCTTATTTAACATATACCAGCAACTTGCTATTGTAAACATGTGCAGAAACAGCCACCACTGTACATGCCAGAAGTTCTGCTAgatagcactgtaaaaaaatagttTGCATGTCTATAGGCACTTTTACAAAAGGACCTCAAAGCTCTTTGCAATCATTAATTAATCAATTCTCCCAGCATCCCTGTAAAGTAGGTAACATAATACTTCTCTGAGTAGTGCCTAAACAAGTTGTGGAGGGGTACTAGTGCTGCCAAAGGTACTGCTGTCTGTTGggtaaaatacaaaaccaaagtCTTGATCATTTATCGTCAGTGAAGGTCCCATATAGCACTATTTGCAGAAGTAAGGAGGGTAATCCTGGAGTCCTGAATACATTCCAACTCAGTTAATTACAGTGGACCTAAATTTCACCTGCAGATTCAGTTGGTTACTTAATCTTCTTTTATCTAATCTATATGTACATATTCTTATACCGTGCCCATCATCAGAGAATAAGATCACCTGACAAATTTATTAAAAGGAACAAACATTTCCTGCCCTAAGTTATTATGTAGTGTTCTGCTTAACAGCTGCTGTCATCAGAGGTATCTGCATTTTGTTGGTAAATTAACATATAGGGATATAGGTTCATTGAATATGTGATAGACATTTAAGTAGGATGTAATGATTTGAGTTGGAGTTTGACCAAGATGCCTTTATTTTTACATGAAGTGCAATGTGGGGCCAGTAGTGACCATGAGGGATTGGGGGGAACTTGGTTTTACATCCCAGCCACAAGACAGTACTGTCCACCACAGGACAGTGCTCTCAAACATGCTTCTTGGGCACTGGCTTAGTACTGAGTGACTGTCTCCTCCTGAATTTCCAGCACCATTTGCACCCTGGCTTTTCCTTGTATTGGGGCATTAACGTGTTGCTTGAAAGacccttttatttttaactaaaataagaaagtttctgctgctgccactAGTCTACAACGACGCCTAGCCGCGTGGGAAATCTGTGTAGGAGCGCAAAGGCAATCCACCGAAGGGAGGGAAATGATCGAGAATGCACATTCCGCCTGCATAGGACTCTGTTGCACAGCTCTGTCTCAGCAGCATTTGATAGATCCATCCATGGTGTGCAACCGGGCGTCCTTATTTAAACCAccgttgccggcacagagtgccccAGGCAAGCAACAGCGGGGTTTGTTGTTTGGTGTGCCTTGCGCCAATGATTACAAGGGGGTGGAGAAGCGGAGAGTTTTATTTGAAGCTTTAAATAGGGACACAGGGAGACTGGGGCGCAGGATTTAAAACAGcttagagacaaaaagaaaaggagtacttgtggcaccttagagactaaccaatttatttgagcataagctttggtgagctacagctcacttcatcggatgcatactgtggaaagtttagaagatcttcttatatacacagaaaccatgaaacaatacctcctcccaccccactctcctgctggtaatagcttatctaaagtgatcactctccttaaaatgtgtatgataatcaagttgggccatttccagcacaaatctggaaatggcccaactggattatcatacacattgtaaggagagtgttcacttcagataagctattaccagcaggagagtggggtgggaggaggtattttttccatgctttgtgtgtatataaaaagatcttctacactttgcacagtatgcatctgatgaagtgagctgtagctcaggaaagcttatgctcaaataaattggttagtctctaaggtgccacaagtactccttttctttttgtgaatacagactaacacggctgttactctgaaacctaacttagAGACAGGTTACACCTTACAATTTATGCCTTTTTTATGCCTGGAACTTAAACCGAAGGCCCCCCGCCGCAGGGCCGCCTTGTACTGAGCCCTGTCCCGTGGGAATTGGTGCAGCCTGCCGGCCCCGCGCAGCTTCTCAGCCAGCCTAGGTGGCGGTGGCGAGCGCGGAAGCGGGAAGCGAAGGGGGCCCCTCTGCCGCTGGTCCGGCGGCCCGGCAGGGAGGCGGagctgctgggctgggcgggCTCCGGAGCCCCTGGCAGCCGCAGGCTCAGAAGGCGAGAGGGAGCCGGGCGGGCGGCGGCCGGAGCATGGCAGCGGCGGCGGAGGCGCACAGGGTGCTGGTGTACGGAGGCAGAGGGGCCCTGGGAGCCA is a genomic window containing:
- the CLRN2 gene encoding clarin-2, whose protein sequence is MPNCFKKTLFALASALSFVSFLLIVIAMGIQKWMAGKILCKTGADLVNATDPELVKFIGDIHYGLFRGEKIRQCGLGGRLSKFTIFPHLVKKLNAGLHVMILIFLCAAISFALVSFGFCILNAIKVPYRAIKGPAGICLWNLLAGGFTALAVTSFIAAVKLHRLTERIANFQENVFQFVILEERYESSIWLCVASATSHVVNLLLIAISGVHFPEFKTKTEEATVTAEDIMY